The Apium graveolens cultivar Ventura chromosome 11, ASM990537v1, whole genome shotgun sequence genome has a window encoding:
- the LOC141698312 gene encoding putative alpha-amylase 2 isoform X2 produces MLVNYTAEVCFAFVFVVAIIRNGKEILLQAFNWESHKHDWWRNLDSKVSDIAKSGFTSAWLPPPSNFFAPEGYLPQNLYSPDSSYGSESMLKDLLHKMRQHKVRTMADIVINHRIRTTQGHGGRYSRYDGISLSWDEHAVTSCTGGLYKFSSELKEMLLV; encoded by the exons ATGTTAGTTAATTACACAGCTGAAGTGTGTTTTGCATTTGTGTTTGTAGTGGCAATTATACGgaatggaaaagaaattttaTTGCAG GCTTTCAACTGGGAGTCTCACAAACATGACTGGTGGAGAAATTTAGATTCTAAAGTTTCTGATATTGCAAAGTCCGGGTTTACGTCAGCCTGGTTACCACCACCAAGCAATTTTTTTGCACCTGAAG GTTACCTTCCACAAAATCTTTATTCTCCTGATTCCTCATATGGTTCTGAGAGCATGTTAAAAGATTTACTTCATAAGATGAGGCAACATAAAGTTCGGACAATGGCTGACATAGTCATCAATCATCGTATTAGAACTACCCAGGGACATGGTGGAAGGTATAGTCGCTACGATGGAATTTCATTATCATGGGATGAACACGCAGTTACATCTTGTACTGGTGGATTG TACAAATTCAGCAGCGAGCTGAAAGAGATGCTGCTCGTCTAG
- the LOC141698312 gene encoding putative alpha-amylase 2 isoform X1 — MLVNYTAEVCFAFVFVVAIIRNGKEILLQAFNWESHKHDWWRNLDSKVSDIAKSGFTSAWLPPPSNFFAPEGYLPQNLYSPDSSYGSESMLKDLLHKMRQHKVRTMADIVINHRIRTTQGHGGRYSRYDGISLSWDEHAVTSCTGGLGETRHEALHQQTYMV, encoded by the exons ATGTTAGTTAATTACACAGCTGAAGTGTGTTTTGCATTTGTGTTTGTAGTGGCAATTATACGgaatggaaaagaaattttaTTGCAG GCTTTCAACTGGGAGTCTCACAAACATGACTGGTGGAGAAATTTAGATTCTAAAGTTTCTGATATTGCAAAGTCCGGGTTTACGTCAGCCTGGTTACCACCACCAAGCAATTTTTTTGCACCTGAAG GTTACCTTCCACAAAATCTTTATTCTCCTGATTCCTCATATGGTTCTGAGAGCATGTTAAAAGATTTACTTCATAAGATGAGGCAACATAAAGTTCGGACAATGGCTGACATAGTCATCAATCATCGTATTAGAACTACCCAGGGACATGGTGGAAGGTATAGTCGCTACGATGGAATTTCATTATCATGGGATGAACACGCAGTTACATCTTGTACTGGTGGATTG GGGGAAACACGTCATGAAGCTCTACACCAGCAAACATATATGGTTTAG